In Solanum lycopersicum chromosome 5, SLM_r2.1, the following are encoded in one genomic region:
- the LOC101250306 gene encoding gibberellin 3-beta-dioxygenase 1-like: protein MSTSTLEESFKENPQSPQHILPIDFHLIQEVPNSHLWPNINNFPINHDEKNPNVPIIDLLAPNVVQLIGHACKTWGIFQVINHGISLDFFDEVESQARRLFALPVEEKVKVMRSTSGATGYGTARITPFFSKFMWHEGFTIMDSPLDHAKKLWPHDYQEFCDVMENYQKKMKALSFQLWLFILNYLQPSQEHLINSFEFTQALQLNSYPCCPNPNHALGLAPHTDSLFLTILHQTNNTKGLQILKKDQEWTSITPISNDALIVNVGDLLHILSNGEFPSVYHRVLVDQTKHRVSLAYFFGPQVDSTIVPLVSFDKNVGVVVPKYRKVKVKEYLSLKAKHLEKVFSLIRS, encoded by the exons ATGTCTACTTCTACTCTTGAAGAATCTTTCAAAGAAAACCCTCAAAGCCCTCAACACATCCTTCCTATAGATTTTCACTTAATCCAAGAAGTTCCAAACTCTCATTTATGGcctaatatcaataattttccaATTAATCATGATGAAAAAAACCCTAATGTCCCAATAATTGATCTTTTAGCTCCTAATGTTGTTCAACTTATAGGTCATGCATGCAAAACATGGGGAATATTTCAAGTTATTAATCATGGaatttctttagatttttttgatgaagttgAATCACAGGCAAGGCGACTTTTCGCCTTGCCTGTAGAAGAGAAGGTGAAGGTCATGAGATCGACTAGTGGTGCCACCGGCTATGGCACAGCTCGAATAACACCCTTTTTTTCTAAGTTCATGTGGCATGAAGGGTTCACCATTATGGATTCACCACTTGATCATGCTAAGAAACTTTGGCCACATGACTATCAAGAATTTTG TGATGTGATGGAAAATTATCAAAAGAAGATGAAAGCTCTATCCTTTCAACTTTGGTTGTTCATCCTCAATTACTTGCAACCATCTCAAGAACATTTGATTAATTCATTTGAATTTACACAAGCTTTACAATTGAATTCATATCCATGTTGCCCAAACCCTAACCATGCACTAGGGTTAGCTCCTCATACAGACTCATTATTCCTAACAATACTTCATCAAACAAATAACACAAAGGgtcttcaaatcttgaaaaaagacCAAGAATGGACTTCAATTACTCCAATTTCCAATGATGCCCTCATCGTTAATGTGGGTGATCTTCTTCATATACTCTCTAATGGTGAATTTCCATCGGTTTATCATCGAGTTCTTGTGGATCAAACTAAGCATAGGGTTTCTTTGGCTTATTTTTTTGGACCTCAAGTTGATTCTACAATTGTTCCATTAGtttcttttgataaaaatgTTGGTGTTGTTGTACCAAAATATAGAAAGGTGAAAGTGAAGGAGTATCTTAGTCTCAAGGCTAAACATCTTGAAAAGGTGTTCTCTTTGATTAGATCTTGA
- the LOC101254095 gene encoding uncharacterized protein has translation MRVIFQFIFSIFSLSQIIKHLAFVLKILHFPTIFSAPKPQEISLLEMGFLKEDRKTKVLRWVKTLFFLISMLISLLLFSAPILIVIADTLLPSLLLSASISLSSLSIQSLSSHLSNYDFRYSLVDIPLISIVRSVIILCVYSLCDGPRLSRGPYLGIATICSVSSLVFVSLKASYVFAHSSSMDRGGYVRVMEMALFVCSLALAVAHVVVAYRISCRERRKLLVYKIDIEAVSALKTGSFYRYLKVTPFRKTEVKLKSTESIST, from the exons ATGCGTGTTATATTTCAATTCATCTTCTCAATATTTTCTCTGAGTCAAATCATCAAACACTTGGCCTTCGTTCTCAAAATTCTCCATTTTCCCACCATTTTCTCTGCACCAAAACCTCAAGAAATCTCTCTTCTCGAGATGGGGTTTTTGAAAGAAGATAGAAAAACCAAAGTTTTGAGATGGGTcaaaactctttttttcttgatttctatGTTGATATCACTTCTACTGTTTTCTGCACCAATTCTTATTGTAATTGCAGATACACTTCTTCCTTCACTTTTATTATCTGCTTCAATTTCACTGTCTTCACTTTCAATTCAATCTCTTTCTTCTCACTTAAGCAACTATGATTTTCGATATTCACTTGTTGATATCCCTCTCATCTCCATCGTTAGGTCCGTCATCATTCTAT GTGTTTATAGCTTATGTGATGGACCAAGGTTATCAAGAGGTCCATATTTGGGGATTGCTACAATTTGTTCTGTTTCATCATTGGTGTTTGTGTCCTTGAAGGCTTCATATGTGTTTGCACATAGTTCGAGTATGGATCGAGGAGGATATGTTCGAGTTATGGAGATGGCGTTGTTCGTATGCTCGTTAGCATTGGCTGTTGCTCATGTAGTTGTGGCTTATAGAATTAGCTGCAGGGAAAGAAGAAAGCTTCTTGTTTACAAGATTGATATTGAAGCT GTCTCAGCATTAAAAACCGGATCTTTTTATCGATATCTTAAAGTAACTCCCTTCAGAAAGACTGAAGTAAAACTCAAATCTACAGAATCCATATCCACATga